A window of Struthio camelus isolate bStrCam1 chromosome 15, bStrCam1.hap1, whole genome shotgun sequence contains these coding sequences:
- the CDIP1 gene encoding cell death-inducing p53-target protein 1, whose product MSNDPPPPYPGGPSAPLIEEKHGPPPATDGVSSAVGQPQGVPVPPPEFGPPPYEPPSQPGFVPPHMPTDSSGPYVPPAGYYPPPGPHPPMGYYPAPGHYPSPGGHTATVLVPSGTATTVTVLQGEIFQGAPVQTVCPHCQQAITTKITYEIGLMSFLLGFLCCFVGCDLCCCLIPCLFDDFKDVTHTCPNCKAYIYTYKRMC is encoded by the exons ATGTCAAACGACCCTCCACCGCCCTACCCGGGCGGCCCCTCAGCACCCCTGATAGAAGAGAAGCACGGCCCGCCCCCCGCGACAG ATGGTGTCTCCTCGGCAGTGGGCCAGCCCCAGGGGGTTCCTGTCCCCCCGCCTGAATTTGGGCCCCCTCCCTATGAGCCACCCTCGCAGCCGGGCTTCGTGCCCCCCCACATGCCCACGGACAGCTCCGGGCCCTACGTGCCGCCTG CTGGTTATTACCCACCTCCGGGGCCTCACCCGCCCATGGGCTACTACCCGGCCCCGGGCCACTACCCTTCTCCTGGCGGCCACACAGCAACTGTGCTTGTCCCGTCGGGGACTGCCACCACGGTGACTGTGCTGCAGGGAGAGATATTCCAGGGCGCCCCAGTGCAGACGGTGTGTCCCCACTGCCAGCAAGCCATCACCACCAAGATCACCTATGAGATCGGGCTCATGAGCTTCCTTCTTGGCTTCCTCTGCTGCTTCGTCGG GTGTgatctctgctgctgcctgattCCTTGCCTGTTTGATGACTTCAAGGACGTGACACACACATGTCCCAACTGCAAGGCCTATATCTACACATACAAGCGCATGTGCTAA